TTTAAAAATCAACACCTTCATTAAAAGAATGCTTCAACTGCGCTCAGCATGACATTCTAATACCAACGGTCTTAAATTCAGAATGAAGCAATATCCGATGTCTTGTGAGCATAAACTGAAAGTTTACGAACACAGTTCACGAAGCATATATAATAAGTAGAAGACAAAATGAGATTATTCATTTCGCTACCCTTCATTCAGAATGACAGTAACACCGAATTAAAGAGCAACGTTTTTCTATTCCTATCAAACTCTTCTCCTATAAAATGCTACCACTCCAGAACTCTCAAATCCTCAAACTCTCCCATATATCCCCCGCTTAAATTCATTACCTTTGCAGCATGGAATTACAGCCGATCTATCAAAAACTGCAGATTCAGGATATGAATCAGATGCAGAAATCTACTTATAAAGCGTCCGAAAACAATACAGACATTGTTTTACTCTCTCCTACAGGATCAGGGAAAACGCTTGCCTTTTTATTTCCTGTTTTGAGGAATCTGAAAAAAAATGTTCAGGGAGTTCAGGCATTGATATTGGTTCCTGCCAGAGAACTTGCTTTGCAGATTGAACAGGTTTTTAAATCGATGGGAACAGATTTTAAAGTTTCTGTCTGCTATGGAGGGCATGATAAAAAAATCGAGGTTAATAATTTAATTGAAGCTCCTGCTGTACTGATTGGAACTCCCGGAAGAATTGTTTACCACTTAAGAAATAATAACTTTGATCCGAAAACAATTAAAACCTTAGTTCTTGATGAGTTCGACAAAGCTCTGGAACTGGGTTTCCATGATGATATGGAATTTATTTCCCATTCTTTACAAGGACTTTCTCAAAGAATTTTAACTTCCGCCACCGCAATGGATGAAATTCCGGCCTTTACAGGATTAAAAGATGAAAAAGTAATCAGTTTCCTTAAAGAAAATGACATTAAACCGGATCTTCAGCTGAGAAAGGTAATGACCATATCTGAGGAAAAACTGGATACCCTTTTTAATCTGGTTTGTAAAATCGGAAATAAGAGAACTTTAATTTTCTGTAATCACCGTGATGCTGTAGACCGTATCTCTGAGCTTCTTCATCAGATGGGAATTGACAGAGAAACCTTCCATGGTGGTATGGAACAGGATGAAAGAGAACGTGCTTTGCTAAAATTCAGAAATGATTCTGCAAGAATTCTTATTACCACAGACCTGGCTGCCCGCGGACTTGATATTCCCGAGGTAGAATCTATCGTTCATTATCAGCTTCCGCCAAAAGAAGATGCCTTCATCCACAGAAACGGACGTACAGCAAGAATGAACGCCAAAGGTTTTGTATACCTGATTATGACTGAAGAGGAAAATTTCCCATTCATTAAAAATAATACTCCCGAAGAAAGTGTTGCCGGATTTACTAAAGTTCCGCAAAAAACACCTTTCCAGACTGTTTACATCAGTGCAGGGAAAAAGGATAAGGTGAATAAAGTGGATATTGTAGGATATTTACTCAAGAAAGGAGAACTGCAGAAAGAAGATGTGGGAATTATTGAGGTAAAAGATACGACCTCTTATGTTGCTGTTTCCAGAAATAAAGTAAATGCTCTTTTAAGAAAGCTTCAGAATGAAAAACTGAAAGGAAAGAAAGTG
The sequence above is a segment of the Chryseobacterium culicis genome. Coding sequences within it:
- a CDS encoding DEAD/DEAH box helicase; the protein is MELQPIYQKLQIQDMNQMQKSTYKASENNTDIVLLSPTGSGKTLAFLFPVLRNLKKNVQGVQALILVPARELALQIEQVFKSMGTDFKVSVCYGGHDKKIEVNNLIEAPAVLIGTPGRIVYHLRNNNFDPKTIKTLVLDEFDKALELGFHDDMEFISHSLQGLSQRILTSATAMDEIPAFTGLKDEKVISFLKENDIKPDLQLRKVMTISEEKLDTLFNLVCKIGNKRTLIFCNHRDAVDRISELLHQMGIDRETFHGGMEQDERERALLKFRNDSARILITTDLAARGLDIPEVESIVHYQLPPKEDAFIHRNGRTARMNAKGFVYLIMTEEENFPFIKNNTPEESVAGFTKVPQKTPFQTVYISAGKKDKVNKVDIVGYLLKKGELQKEDVGIIEVKDTTSYVAVSRNKVNALLRKLQNEKLKGKKVKMEVAY